One segment of Pecten maximus unplaced genomic scaffold, xPecMax1.1, whole genome shotgun sequence DNA contains the following:
- the LOC117320709 gene encoding transmembrane protein 117-like isoform X2 — MEPLLTDCGQIIEDPERSFEKHDAETPEQVRKSPKPILIKVQSDNNSEDTKHLLEMDEGEDKKPEEPVKETSNREDNNELEMNPTEKSENVENVKEPVKKEEKDTKKDKATGKEVDNNNAKGGDDDAITPIEDDHVVTIETTGADKTDKPDGKDVTDAISVLSLFMERDLRYYFQHPFLRIFIAYFVTFCNFLIYAEDPVAHSMKECNIPLIGNDFAFVCTRYPPNAFSLLKVVMWLGAIIIGCILGKILIHVLLLNKLLRLKMFTEDQGSWMIMFLCSLISIFIMSWIYNGFLTAGGDSTESYRISGDLGLSNSIFMKAAACGTWCGDFFTAWMVTDMMLQEKLYPGWAKPVRTWWNHRYNRIILFWVVTSVTSLVVIFVIATDFIQWEKLNHGFLPTNELSRAFLASFILVMDILIVCQDWDFPHFMSAIDIKMPGVNTAHIKFDIPKCLKKEVWQVHITGKWFNYGILFIVMLLDLNMWKNQIFYKPYDYGQYVDSEGRIHTVLDDYSLTTFNESLLTWSYRNNTINPVTNASYLEGDMVVSTRYYDYSLALKGLAFVPALLAFIVLGVTVWMFGRFKPSKDDPYAGRLKKRRKRRRFSLRNLSSSFRKIELRRKVQAVPKLLHFRRKQSPNHDPSSNGSGYPENWSAPADINK, encoded by the exons ATGGAACCCCTTCTGACAGATTGCGGTCAG atcATAGAGGATCCTGAAAGAAGCTTTGAAAAGCATGATGCAGAAACCCCAGAACAGGTACGCAAATCCCCAAAACCAATCTTAATCAAAGTCCAGAGTGACAACAACAGTGAAGATACTAAACATCTCCTAGAAATGGACGAAGGAGAGGATAAAAAACCTGAAGAACCAGTGAAGGAAACTTCAAACAGGGAAGATAACAATGAGCTAGAAATGAATCCAACagaaaaatctgaaaatgttgaaaatgtcAAAGAACCGGTgaaaaaggaagaaaaagaCACGAAGAAAGATAAAGCAACTGGAAAAGAAGTAGATAACAATAATGCTAAAGGGGGCGACGATGACGCAATAACACCAATTGAGGATGACCATGttgttaccatagaaacaacAGGTGCTGATAAGACTGACAAACCTGATGGCAAAGATGTCACAGACGCTATTAGCGTTTTGTCTCTGTTCATGGAGAGAGATTTGCGATATTATTTCCAGCACCCCTTTCTTAGAATCTTCATAGCCTACTTTGTGACCTTCTGCAATTTTCTGATCTATGCTGAAGATCCTGTAGCACACAGTATGAAGGAATGTAACATCCCCCTAATTGGAAACGACTTTGCTTTTGTGTGTACCCGCTATCCCCCTAATGCCTTCAGCCTCCTTAAAGTAGTCATGTGGCTTGGAGCCATTATCATCGGCTGTATCCTTGGGAAGATCCTCATACATGTCTTACTGTTGA ACAAACTGCTGCGTCTGAAGATGTTCACAGAGGACCAGGGATCATGGATGATAATGTTCCTGTGTAGTCtcatttccatatttatcatgtccTGGATCTACAACGGATTCCTGACAGCCGGAGGTGATAGCACAGAATCCTATCGGATTTCCGGTGACCTTGGACTCTCCAACTCTATTTTTATGAAGGCTGCTGCCTGTGGTACTTGGTGTGGAGACTTTTTCACTGCTTGGATG GTGACTGATATGATGCTACAAGAGAAGCTCTACCCAGGCTGGGCCAAACCAGTGCGGACCTGGTGGAACCACCGATACAATCGTATCATCTTATTCTGGGTGGTCACCTCAGTAACGTCCCTCGTCGTGATCTTTGTGATAGCCACAGACTTTATACAGTGGGAGAAGCTGAACCATGGATTCCTGCCGACTAACGAACTGTCCAGGGCGTTTCTGGCCTCCTTCATTCTGGTTATGGATATCTTAATTGTGTGTCAG GACTGGGATTTCCCTCATTTTATGAGTGCCATTGACATCAAAATGCCAGGTGTTAACACTGCACACATCAAGTTTGACATCCCCAAGTGTCTCAAGAAAGAGGTTTGGCAGGTGCATATTACAG GTAAATGGTTTAACTACGGGATTTTGTTTATCGTTATGCTGCTTGACCTAAACATGTGGAAGAACCAGATCTTTTACAAGCCCTATGACTATGGTCAGTACGTGGATTCAGAGGGGAGAATCCACACAGTGCTGGACGACTACAGCCTTACAACATTTAACGAGAGTCTGCTAACCTGGTCGTACCgaaacaatacaataaatcCTGTGACCAATGCGTCCTACCTTGAGGGAGATATGGTCGTCAGCACTCGTTACTATGACTACAGCCTAGCATTGAAGGGATTGGCATTCGTCCCAGCCCTTTTGGCGTTCATTgtgttaggtgtgactgttTGGATGTTTGGCCGTTTTAAGCCATCGAAGGATGATCCGTATGCTGGTCGGTTAAAGAAGCGCAGAAAGAGGAGGAGATTCTCCCTTAGAAATTTATCTAGTTCCTTCCGAAAAATTGAACTGCGGAGAAAAGTTCAAGCTGTACCTAAGCTGCTACATTTCCGTCGTAAACAAAGCCCTAATCATGACCCTTCCTCAAATGGATCAGGATACCCTGAAAACTGGTCGGCACCAGCagacatcaacaaatag
- the LOC117320709 gene encoding transmembrane protein 117-like isoform X1 — MSVKSKKEEINFLERKKDTEKSQIIEDPERSFEKHDAETPEQVRKSPKPILIKVQSDNNSEDTKHLLEMDEGEDKKPEEPVKETSNREDNNELEMNPTEKSENVENVKEPVKKEEKDTKKDKATGKEVDNNNAKGGDDDAITPIEDDHVVTIETTGADKTDKPDGKDVTDAISVLSLFMERDLRYYFQHPFLRIFIAYFVTFCNFLIYAEDPVAHSMKECNIPLIGNDFAFVCTRYPPNAFSLLKVVMWLGAIIIGCILGKILIHVLLLNKLLRLKMFTEDQGSWMIMFLCSLISIFIMSWIYNGFLTAGGDSTESYRISGDLGLSNSIFMKAAACGTWCGDFFTAWMVTDMMLQEKLYPGWAKPVRTWWNHRYNRIILFWVVTSVTSLVVIFVIATDFIQWEKLNHGFLPTNELSRAFLASFILVMDILIVCQDWDFPHFMSAIDIKMPGVNTAHIKFDIPKCLKKEVWQVHITGKWFNYGILFIVMLLDLNMWKNQIFYKPYDYGQYVDSEGRIHTVLDDYSLTTFNESLLTWSYRNNTINPVTNASYLEGDMVVSTRYYDYSLALKGLAFVPALLAFIVLGVTVWMFGRFKPSKDDPYAGRLKKRRKRRRFSLRNLSSSFRKIELRRKVQAVPKLLHFRRKQSPNHDPSSNGSGYPENWSAPADINK; from the exons ATGTCGGTCAAAAGCAAAAAAGAAGAAATCAATTTCTTGGAAAGGAAAAAGGACACCGAGAAATCACAG atcATAGAGGATCCTGAAAGAAGCTTTGAAAAGCATGATGCAGAAACCCCAGAACAGGTACGCAAATCCCCAAAACCAATCTTAATCAAAGTCCAGAGTGACAACAACAGTGAAGATACTAAACATCTCCTAGAAATGGACGAAGGAGAGGATAAAAAACCTGAAGAACCAGTGAAGGAAACTTCAAACAGGGAAGATAACAATGAGCTAGAAATGAATCCAACagaaaaatctgaaaatgttgaaaatgtcAAAGAACCGGTgaaaaaggaagaaaaagaCACGAAGAAAGATAAAGCAACTGGAAAAGAAGTAGATAACAATAATGCTAAAGGGGGCGACGATGACGCAATAACACCAATTGAGGATGACCATGttgttaccatagaaacaacAGGTGCTGATAAGACTGACAAACCTGATGGCAAAGATGTCACAGACGCTATTAGCGTTTTGTCTCTGTTCATGGAGAGAGATTTGCGATATTATTTCCAGCACCCCTTTCTTAGAATCTTCATAGCCTACTTTGTGACCTTCTGCAATTTTCTGATCTATGCTGAAGATCCTGTAGCACACAGTATGAAGGAATGTAACATCCCCCTAATTGGAAACGACTTTGCTTTTGTGTGTACCCGCTATCCCCCTAATGCCTTCAGCCTCCTTAAAGTAGTCATGTGGCTTGGAGCCATTATCATCGGCTGTATCCTTGGGAAGATCCTCATACATGTCTTACTGTTGA ACAAACTGCTGCGTCTGAAGATGTTCACAGAGGACCAGGGATCATGGATGATAATGTTCCTGTGTAGTCtcatttccatatttatcatgtccTGGATCTACAACGGATTCCTGACAGCCGGAGGTGATAGCACAGAATCCTATCGGATTTCCGGTGACCTTGGACTCTCCAACTCTATTTTTATGAAGGCTGCTGCCTGTGGTACTTGGTGTGGAGACTTTTTCACTGCTTGGATG GTGACTGATATGATGCTACAAGAGAAGCTCTACCCAGGCTGGGCCAAACCAGTGCGGACCTGGTGGAACCACCGATACAATCGTATCATCTTATTCTGGGTGGTCACCTCAGTAACGTCCCTCGTCGTGATCTTTGTGATAGCCACAGACTTTATACAGTGGGAGAAGCTGAACCATGGATTCCTGCCGACTAACGAACTGTCCAGGGCGTTTCTGGCCTCCTTCATTCTGGTTATGGATATCTTAATTGTGTGTCAG GACTGGGATTTCCCTCATTTTATGAGTGCCATTGACATCAAAATGCCAGGTGTTAACACTGCACACATCAAGTTTGACATCCCCAAGTGTCTCAAGAAAGAGGTTTGGCAGGTGCATATTACAG GTAAATGGTTTAACTACGGGATTTTGTTTATCGTTATGCTGCTTGACCTAAACATGTGGAAGAACCAGATCTTTTACAAGCCCTATGACTATGGTCAGTACGTGGATTCAGAGGGGAGAATCCACACAGTGCTGGACGACTACAGCCTTACAACATTTAACGAGAGTCTGCTAACCTGGTCGTACCgaaacaatacaataaatcCTGTGACCAATGCGTCCTACCTTGAGGGAGATATGGTCGTCAGCACTCGTTACTATGACTACAGCCTAGCATTGAAGGGATTGGCATTCGTCCCAGCCCTTTTGGCGTTCATTgtgttaggtgtgactgttTGGATGTTTGGCCGTTTTAAGCCATCGAAGGATGATCCGTATGCTGGTCGGTTAAAGAAGCGCAGAAAGAGGAGGAGATTCTCCCTTAGAAATTTATCTAGTTCCTTCCGAAAAATTGAACTGCGGAGAAAAGTTCAAGCTGTACCTAAGCTGCTACATTTCCGTCGTAAACAAAGCCCTAATCATGACCCTTCCTCAAATGGATCAGGATACCCTGAAAACTGGTCGGCACCAGCagacatcaacaaatag
- the LOC117320709 gene encoding transmembrane protein 117-like isoform X3, which yields MDEGEDKKPEEPVKETSNREDNNELEMNPTEKSENVENVKEPVKKEEKDTKKDKATGKEVDNNNAKGGDDDAITPIEDDHVVTIETTGADKTDKPDGKDVTDAISVLSLFMERDLRYYFQHPFLRIFIAYFVTFCNFLIYAEDPVAHSMKECNIPLIGNDFAFVCTRYPPNAFSLLKVVMWLGAIIIGCILGKILIHVLLLNKLLRLKMFTEDQGSWMIMFLCSLISIFIMSWIYNGFLTAGGDSTESYRISGDLGLSNSIFMKAAACGTWCGDFFTAWMVTDMMLQEKLYPGWAKPVRTWWNHRYNRIILFWVVTSVTSLVVIFVIATDFIQWEKLNHGFLPTNELSRAFLASFILVMDILIVCQDWDFPHFMSAIDIKMPGVNTAHIKFDIPKCLKKEVWQVHITGKWFNYGILFIVMLLDLNMWKNQIFYKPYDYGQYVDSEGRIHTVLDDYSLTTFNESLLTWSYRNNTINPVTNASYLEGDMVVSTRYYDYSLALKGLAFVPALLAFIVLGVTVWMFGRFKPSKDDPYAGRLKKRRKRRRFSLRNLSSSFRKIELRRKVQAVPKLLHFRRKQSPNHDPSSNGSGYPENWSAPADINK from the exons ATGGACGAAGGAGAGGATAAAAAACCTGAAGAACCAGTGAAGGAAACTTCAAACAGGGAAGATAACAATGAGCTAGAAATGAATCCAACagaaaaatctgaaaatgttgaaaatgtcAAAGAACCGGTgaaaaaggaagaaaaagaCACGAAGAAAGATAAAGCAACTGGAAAAGAAGTAGATAACAATAATGCTAAAGGGGGCGACGATGACGCAATAACACCAATTGAGGATGACCATGttgttaccatagaaacaacAGGTGCTGATAAGACTGACAAACCTGATGGCAAAGATGTCACAGACGCTATTAGCGTTTTGTCTCTGTTCATGGAGAGAGATTTGCGATATTATTTCCAGCACCCCTTTCTTAGAATCTTCATAGCCTACTTTGTGACCTTCTGCAATTTTCTGATCTATGCTGAAGATCCTGTAGCACACAGTATGAAGGAATGTAACATCCCCCTAATTGGAAACGACTTTGCTTTTGTGTGTACCCGCTATCCCCCTAATGCCTTCAGCCTCCTTAAAGTAGTCATGTGGCTTGGAGCCATTATCATCGGCTGTATCCTTGGGAAGATCCTCATACATGTCTTACTGTTGA ACAAACTGCTGCGTCTGAAGATGTTCACAGAGGACCAGGGATCATGGATGATAATGTTCCTGTGTAGTCtcatttccatatttatcatgtccTGGATCTACAACGGATTCCTGACAGCCGGAGGTGATAGCACAGAATCCTATCGGATTTCCGGTGACCTTGGACTCTCCAACTCTATTTTTATGAAGGCTGCTGCCTGTGGTACTTGGTGTGGAGACTTTTTCACTGCTTGGATG GTGACTGATATGATGCTACAAGAGAAGCTCTACCCAGGCTGGGCCAAACCAGTGCGGACCTGGTGGAACCACCGATACAATCGTATCATCTTATTCTGGGTGGTCACCTCAGTAACGTCCCTCGTCGTGATCTTTGTGATAGCCACAGACTTTATACAGTGGGAGAAGCTGAACCATGGATTCCTGCCGACTAACGAACTGTCCAGGGCGTTTCTGGCCTCCTTCATTCTGGTTATGGATATCTTAATTGTGTGTCAG GACTGGGATTTCCCTCATTTTATGAGTGCCATTGACATCAAAATGCCAGGTGTTAACACTGCACACATCAAGTTTGACATCCCCAAGTGTCTCAAGAAAGAGGTTTGGCAGGTGCATATTACAG GTAAATGGTTTAACTACGGGATTTTGTTTATCGTTATGCTGCTTGACCTAAACATGTGGAAGAACCAGATCTTTTACAAGCCCTATGACTATGGTCAGTACGTGGATTCAGAGGGGAGAATCCACACAGTGCTGGACGACTACAGCCTTACAACATTTAACGAGAGTCTGCTAACCTGGTCGTACCgaaacaatacaataaatcCTGTGACCAATGCGTCCTACCTTGAGGGAGATATGGTCGTCAGCACTCGTTACTATGACTACAGCCTAGCATTGAAGGGATTGGCATTCGTCCCAGCCCTTTTGGCGTTCATTgtgttaggtgtgactgttTGGATGTTTGGCCGTTTTAAGCCATCGAAGGATGATCCGTATGCTGGTCGGTTAAAGAAGCGCAGAAAGAGGAGGAGATTCTCCCTTAGAAATTTATCTAGTTCCTTCCGAAAAATTGAACTGCGGAGAAAAGTTCAAGCTGTACCTAAGCTGCTACATTTCCGTCGTAAACAAAGCCCTAATCATGACCCTTCCTCAAATGGATCAGGATACCCTGAAAACTGGTCGGCACCAGCagacatcaacaaatag